A region of Nitrospinota bacterium DNA encodes the following proteins:
- a CDS encoding radical SAM protein, with the protein MSGNVLRSRPRRIEKILFIAPPLMKERVEFYPDFPTPPLGIAYVMANLEGDYKKEYLDLSFHESWEDVEGSINRLGDYDMYAFTSMTPSYAFARRVAERIRTWSGGWFVIGGSHVTVAAMEVMGSGLFDIGVLGEGERTFSEIVNAINNGERLEAVPGVVVLQDDGAVTYGPGRGYINGLDSLSYPARGLMPMEKYLALFKQITGRRGGTLISSRGCPFGCAFCSREIFGRKLRHRSPGNVAGEIETLMERYGVDMVHFVDDTLTANRKFTESLCATLQERQLGVEWQCESRVDCVSNELLETMKSAGLIRIMFGVESGDEGILNRMGKGITPAQVIKAFDMAHKAGLEAGAFIMLGYPGETRESLSKTVDIVGRIKPDLISVSFANALPGTRFHEEFATGREGGLYVDYHLETNVPLENLSFGDLDKARSEIFDIVRPVSGSFRLS; encoded by the coding sequence ATGTCCGGTAACGTTCTACGTTCCCGGCCGCGCAGGATTGAAAAAATCCTGTTCATAGCTCCGCCGCTGATGAAAGAAAGGGTGGAGTTCTATCCCGATTTTCCCACGCCGCCGCTGGGCATTGCCTATGTAATGGCAAATCTTGAGGGGGATTATAAAAAAGAATATCTCGACCTGTCGTTTCACGAAAGCTGGGAGGATGTGGAGGGATCCATAAACCGTCTTGGCGATTACGACATGTACGCCTTCACCTCCATGACCCCTAGCTATGCTTTTGCCAGGCGCGTGGCGGAACGTATAAGGACCTGGAGCGGCGGCTGGTTCGTCATCGGCGGATCCCACGTTACCGTGGCGGCTATGGAGGTTATGGGTTCCGGCCTGTTCGACATCGGCGTGTTGGGGGAAGGGGAGAGGACGTTCAGCGAAATCGTGAACGCCATCAACAATGGCGAGCGGCTGGAAGCCGTTCCGGGCGTCGTGGTCCTTCAAGATGATGGAGCCGTCACATACGGCCCCGGCAGGGGTTATATAAACGGCCTGGACAGCCTCTCATATCCAGCGCGCGGGCTCATGCCCATGGAAAAATACCTTGCCCTGTTCAAGCAGATAACCGGCAGGCGCGGGGGCACCCTCATATCATCCAGAGGTTGCCCGTTCGGTTGCGCCTTCTGTTCCCGGGAAATATTCGGACGCAAGCTCCGCCACCGGTCCCCCGGAAATGTAGCGGGAGAAATAGAAACACTCATGGAACGGTACGGCGTTGATATGGTCCATTTCGTGGATGACACCCTCACCGCCAACCGGAAGTTCACCGAGAGCCTTTGCGCAACTCTTCAGGAGCGTCAGCTTGGGGTGGAGTGGCAATGCGAGTCACGGGTGGATTGCGTATCCAATGAACTTCTGGAGACTATGAAAAGCGCGGGGCTTATACGGATAATGTTCGGTGTGGAATCGGGAGACGAGGGAATCCTGAACCGTATGGGGAAAGGGATAACCCCGGCCCAGGTAATAAAAGCCTTCGACATGGCCCACAAGGCGGGGCTGGAGGCGGGCGCCTTCATCATGCTGGGCTATCCCGGCGAAACCAGGGAAAGCCTCTCAAAAACCGTGGATATAGTGGGCCGGATAAAACCAGACCTGATATCCGTAAGTTTCGCCAACGCTTTGCCCGGCACACGTTTCCATGAAGAGTTCGCCACGGGGCGTGAAGGCGGGCTGTATGTGGACTACCATCTGGAAACGAACGTGCCGCTGGAAAACCTCTCCTTCGGCGATTTAGACAAGGCGAGGAGCGAGATTTTCGATATCGTCCGGCCGGTTTCCGGTTCTTTCAGGCTTTCATGA
- a CDS encoding B12-binding domain-containing radical SAM protein produces the protein MRVTLAQPGGFDYTRDPSISVEAPLTPPLALGYLKAYAQSHDPSLEIQIIEPWALEPETPDTLAQKVVSTAPRVAGFSCYVWNVERVVKTARLIKERDTSIFILLGGPEAYNLSNLLTETAVDAVVVGPGEKPFTAFLHRFALGQSWEDVPGVTSRSKPVNASSGARPEPSLETIPGPYASGVFELSRYRHAYMETYRGCAQRCAYCFYPKKMKGLGFASPATLAGEVKALAQAGTRYVILIDSIFNLWPWAAQVCGMVEENRAPGMEFSADIMAELVTEKFCRAARRAGFVEFQAGLQSVNPLALENIHRRLNRQKFERGARLLRDYGFRVNVDLILGLPGDDMDDVWRGVEYLQNLPVDDIRVALLRVLPGTGLWENQRLLGLEFDNSAPYYLRRSARINPGQINAFFDGGNHRVYHGQGMAAGEGINDVR, from the coding sequence ATGCGTGTAACCTTGGCGCAACCGGGCGGGTTCGACTATACCCGGGATCCTTCCATATCGGTGGAGGCTCCACTCACGCCGCCTTTGGCTTTGGGATACCTCAAGGCCTATGCCCAATCCCATGACCCATCGCTGGAAATCCAGATTATCGAACCATGGGCGCTGGAGCCTGAAACGCCGGATACGCTGGCGCAAAAAGTTGTTTCCACAGCCCCCCGGGTAGCCGGGTTCTCCTGCTATGTATGGAACGTGGAGCGGGTGGTAAAAACCGCCCGGTTGATAAAAGAAAGGGACACATCCATATTCATCCTGCTCGGTGGGCCGGAGGCTTACAACCTTTCAAACCTGCTTACGGAAACCGCTGTGGATGCGGTTGTAGTGGGACCGGGTGAAAAGCCGTTCACGGCTTTTCTTCACAGGTTCGCTCTTGGGCAAAGCTGGGAAGATGTTCCAGGCGTAACCTCCCGCTCAAAACCCGTTAACGCTTCTTCCGGCGCCCGGCCGGAGCCTTCCCTCGAAACCATCCCGGGTCCTTACGCCTCCGGCGTGTTCGAGCTTTCGAGATACCGCCACGCATATATGGAAACTTACCGGGGATGCGCCCAGCGTTGCGCCTACTGTTTTTACCCGAAAAAAATGAAAGGGCTCGGGTTCGCATCCCCGGCCACTTTGGCGGGGGAGGTAAAAGCCTTGGCGCAGGCCGGAACGCGGTACGTGATACTTATAGACTCCATCTTCAACCTATGGCCGTGGGCCGCTCAGGTGTGCGGGATGGTTGAAGAAAACCGGGCTCCGGGTATGGAGTTTTCCGCTGACATAATGGCGGAGCTTGTGACTGAAAAGTTCTGCCGTGCGGCCAGACGGGCCGGGTTTGTAGAGTTTCAGGCGGGGTTGCAGAGCGTTAATCCTCTTGCGCTCGAAAATATCCACCGCCGGTTGAACCGGCAAAAATTCGAGCGGGGCGCGCGCCTATTAAGGGACTATGGCTTTCGGGTGAATGTTGACCTTATCCTGGGCCTGCCCGGTGACGACATGGACGACGTGTGGCGGGGGGTGGAGTATCTTCAAAACCTGCCGGTGGACGACATCCGCGTGGCCCTTCTCCGGGTCTTGCCAGGCACCGGCCTATGGGAAAACCAGCGGCTTCTTGGGCTGGAGTTCGACAATTCCGCCCCATATTACCTGCGCCGATCCGCCAGAATAAATCCTGGCCAGATAAACGCTTTCTTCGACGGAGGCAACCACCGGGTTTATCACGGGCAGGGTATGGCCGCCGGGGAAGGGATAAACGATGTCCGGTAA
- a CDS encoding cupin domain-containing protein, with product MADNGFAGARKLRTVAVKNVERINLVPFHGGSLGCNVFGDGDAGLNMWRLLVAPGGSMESHFHPCPEIYYVARGAGDVSTGDGAVTRLEAGDALYIPANEPHRFVNNTGSMCEILAISFLSEPAPA from the coding sequence ATGGCTGATAACGGATTTGCTGGGGCGCGGAAACTCAGGACGGTTGCCGTAAAGAACGTGGAACGGATAAATCTGGTACCGTTCCATGGTGGAAGCCTTGGGTGCAACGTGTTTGGCGATGGGGACGCGGGGCTGAACATGTGGCGGCTATTGGTTGCGCCGGGGGGCAGTATGGAAAGCCATTTCCACCCGTGCCCGGAGATTTATTATGTCGCGCGTGGGGCAGGGGATGTTTCTACCGGGGACGGAGCCGTGACGCGGCTGGAAGCTGGCGACGCGCTTTACATTCCCGCAAACGAGCCACACCGGTTTGTGAACAACACCGGCTCCATGTGCGAGATACTGGCCATAAGTTTCCTTAGTGAACCGGCTCCGGCATGA
- a CDS encoding radical SAM protein produces the protein MSALMLADFSISLDWHGSNVPLEECGRYMAGLGKQLARSIQGHPGVTGGARLKTADGMPFVLVNARWKVGDGAQQETYRLDDHQLVACSYFQLYGQYQAVEHDVSASEDWNGVAHRPFGSGPNLAIWTVTSKCGMSCPHCYYFGEGIQRGEDVGLMDGLKIIDGLAEGGLRVVSFSGGEPLLHAHIWEFIARAKERGLKVILDTSGAYLAEKTVQRLASLEVDSAIASLDGMDEAHDLSRGPGAYQRTLDGLRRCRGAGIFTAVNVVLTAANAHQAGAVMEPLIDAGARVVKFENVLPAGRARENGGLAHSYQSLVDTSRLLDGIRKKYADRITVAIPIVSQAILLDAPFHCPSGYGFICVSNDGFLAPCPSLTHLYSQWEDLDLKRRSFASAMESARFRALDDVSPACGKCEYVTVCRSGCLTRSHYATGNIMDRDPVCIAQEKHHNREKAITAGAGA, from the coding sequence GTGAGCGCATTAATGCTTGCGGATTTTTCGATAAGCCTGGACTGGCACGGGTCCAATGTACCCTTGGAGGAGTGTGGCCGCTATATGGCCGGACTAGGCAAACAACTGGCCCGCTCCATTCAAGGGCATCCTGGCGTAACGGGCGGGGCAAGGCTCAAAACCGCCGATGGCATGCCCTTCGTTTTGGTGAATGCCAGGTGGAAAGTAGGGGATGGCGCGCAACAGGAAACCTACCGGCTGGATGACCATCAGTTGGTGGCATGCAGTTATTTCCAACTATACGGACAATATCAAGCCGTGGAGCATGATGTGAGCGCCAGCGAAGACTGGAACGGCGTTGCCCACAGGCCTTTCGGTTCTGGCCCAAACCTGGCTATTTGGACCGTCACCAGCAAGTGCGGCATGTCATGCCCCCATTGTTACTATTTCGGCGAGGGAATCCAGCGCGGCGAGGATGTGGGGCTAATGGATGGCTTGAAGATAATTGATGGGCTGGCCGAAGGAGGGCTGAGGGTTGTTTCCTTTTCCGGCGGCGAGCCCTTGCTACACGCCCACATTTGGGAGTTTATAGCGCGGGCCAAGGAGCGGGGCCTTAAGGTGATTCTGGACACCAGCGGAGCTTATCTGGCGGAGAAAACCGTTCAAAGGCTGGCCTCCCTGGAAGTGGACAGCGCCATAGCCAGCCTGGACGGGATGGATGAGGCCCACGACCTTTCCCGGGGGCCGGGCGCGTATCAAAGGACTCTGGACGGATTGAGAAGATGCCGCGGCGCGGGTATTTTCACTGCGGTAAACGTGGTGCTAACGGCGGCCAACGCCCACCAGGCCGGGGCCGTAATGGAGCCGTTAATTGACGCGGGCGCGCGGGTGGTGAAATTCGAAAACGTCCTTCCCGCAGGCAGGGCCAGGGAGAATGGGGGGCTGGCGCACTCTTACCAGTCCCTTGTGGATACATCGCGTCTTCTGGATGGGATCAGGAAAAAATACGCCGATAGGATAACGGTGGCCATTCCCATCGTAAGCCAGGCCATTCTACTGGACGCGCCCTTTCATTGCCCATCTGGTTATGGCTTCATATGTGTAAGCAACGATGGGTTTTTAGCTCCCTGCCCGTCGTTGACACATCTTTACAGCCAATGGGAAGATTTGGATTTAAAACGCCGCTCCTTTGCCAGCGCCATGGAATCGGCGCGGTTCAGGGCGCTGGACGATGTTAGCCCCGCATGCGGCAAATGCGAGTATGTAACGGTATGCCGGTCAGGGTGTCTCACCCGGTCCCATTACGCCACGGGCAACATCATGGATCGCGACCCTGTTTGTATCGCGCAGGAGAAACATCATAACCGCGAGAAGGCCATAACCGCCGGGGCTGGCGCATAG
- a CDS encoding aspartate aminotransferase family protein has translation MSLIYAEYLNGISPGYVAELWPPVFERGSGKWLYDCDGGQYLDLDAGWGAMVLGHAHPEVTQATIQALEKLEHATPPTFPMVELMGRLTEILAPWDLNKFMFGVSGSEAVEHALEMAVLKSGGKRKVLVLDRCYHGSAIGLLPISFPTSGLAALSGVIPVPAPTPFCYRCPFNLTVQNCQRECVSALRSLVAKDKDELAGVLIEPVLGKEGIPLPEGYLSAVGSICAEFRIPLIIDEVKTGIGRCGAIFASEMEDVQPDIMIMGKALSNGFPLSVAVFKESACPPEFVSMGVVLQTTFSGHAVACARAVKTLDVARRKKLHENAAVMGKALIEALRDLLKSDNSVGDIRGAGMLIGVEFVADRETKRLSTSALTRFVSSCRRAGLHVATIFRNTLTLTPPLILDMGDIDEMMDRLKKELQL, from the coding sequence ATGTCGCTTATTTACGCTGAATATCTCAACGGCATATCTCCCGGTTACGTGGCTGAACTATGGCCGCCGGTGTTCGAGAGGGGCTCCGGTAAGTGGCTATACGATTGCGATGGAGGGCAATATCTGGACCTGGACGCCGGTTGGGGCGCCATGGTCCTGGGCCATGCGCACCCGGAGGTTACGCAAGCCACCATTCAGGCGCTGGAGAAGCTGGAACACGCCACCCCGCCCACTTTTCCCATGGTAGAGCTTATGGGCCGTCTTACAGAGATATTGGCCCCTTGGGACCTGAACAAGTTTATGTTCGGCGTTTCCGGGAGCGAGGCTGTGGAGCACGCCCTGGAGATGGCTGTCCTTAAAAGCGGCGGGAAACGGAAGGTGCTTGTTTTGGACCGGTGCTATCACGGTTCGGCTATCGGTCTGCTACCCATAAGTTTCCCAACCAGCGGGCTGGCGGCTCTTTCGGGAGTGATTCCCGTTCCCGCGCCCACCCCATTCTGTTACCGTTGCCCATTCAACCTCACCGTTCAAAACTGCCAGAGGGAATGCGTTTCAGCCCTGCGTTCACTGGTTGCCAAGGATAAAGATGAGCTGGCAGGGGTTTTAATTGAACCTGTTCTGGGCAAGGAGGGCATACCGCTTCCCGAGGGTTATCTTTCCGCTGTCGGCTCCATTTGCGCCGAATTCAGGATTCCCCTCATCATCGACGAAGTGAAAACCGGTATTGGCCGTTGTGGAGCCATCTTCGCGTCAGAAATGGAAGATGTCCAGCCGGACATCATGATAATGGGCAAAGCCCTCTCCAACGGGTTTCCGTTATCCGTGGCCGTCTTTAAGGAATCGGCCTGCCCGCCGGAGTTCGTGTCCATGGGCGTGGTGTTGCAGACCACTTTCTCAGGCCACGCGGTGGCCTGCGCCCGGGCGGTGAAAACTTTGGACGTGGCCCGCCGGAAAAAACTCCACGAAAACGCCGCAGTCATGGGCAAGGCGCTGATAGAAGCCCTTCGTGACCTTTTAAAGAGCGACAACTCCGTGGGGGATATTCGCGGCGCGGGTATGCTTATCGGCGTGGAGTTTGTGGCCGACAGGGAAACCAAACGTCTGTCCACTTCCGCCCTCACCCGGTTCGTATCCTCCTGCAGGCGCGCCGGCCTGCACGTGGCCACCATATTCCGCAACACCCTCACCCTTACCCCTCCATTAATCCTGGATATGGGGGATATAGACGAGATGATGGACAGGCTAAAAAAGGAGTTACAGTTGTGA
- a CDS encoding HIT family protein, translating to MACVFCSEVIGKTGGLEIYNDGETAVFLDKFPRTRGHICVAPVEHHQDPFVSAPELARKVMTMVVDAGRALTEYGAKGVNIGINVGKVAGQQVPHFHVHVIPRYEAGDVVEIEPAFVDTPWRQKSIKLTEAETNEIRDRLTVIFAGMMGGARAGV from the coding sequence ATGGCGTGCGTGTTCTGCTCGGAGGTGATAGGCAAAACCGGAGGGCTGGAAATATATAACGACGGGGAGACGGCGGTATTCCTGGACAAGTTTCCTCGCACCCGGGGGCACATATGCGTCGCCCCGGTGGAACATCATCAGGACCCCTTCGTGTCTGCCCCGGAACTGGCAAGGAAAGTGATGACCATGGTGGTGGACGCGGGCAGGGCGCTTACCGAGTATGGCGCAAAAGGTGTCAACATCGGCATCAACGTGGGTAAGGTGGCTGGCCAGCAGGTCCCTCATTTCCACGTTCATGTCATACCCCGGTACGAGGCTGGCGACGTTGTTGAGATAGAGCCTGCCTTTGTGGACACGCCATGGCGGCAGAAATCCATAAAGCTTACCGAAGCGGAGACGAATGAAATCCGCGACCGGCTAACGGTAATTTTCGCCGGGATGATGGGTGGCGCCCGCGCCGGGGTTTGA
- a CDS encoding sigma-54-dependent Fis family transcriptional regulator produces the protein MIEVVEEPQTAVIKSVTAPDFSRFVGESEAMKSVYKTVGRLLDNDSTVLVLGESGTGKELIAKAIHENSVRRDKPMITVNCGAIPEELLESELFGHEKGSFTGAIRTRIGKFELADKGAIFLDEIGDMSPTLQVKILRILQEKRFERVGGAKTIEVDTRVITATNIDLEKAIEAGRFREDLYYRLNVIPIELPPLRDRGGDITLLINHFVRHFNKTKSRMVTGVSAEAMACLKSYNWPGNVRELEHMMERLIVLKGEGLLEKHDLPAKLRQIKPKEDEQLYRDMMLVGEPEELAEQGIITAPKAEPVLAAQASNVTVIRSDAQIAPVNGAGHSDPRENLDVSQEAAEANVALAAGFDEPLDVPANNDSFHQPVLPDEGINLKEAVDKYETTLILAALDRCGWVKNKAAALLGLNRTTLVEKLKKKNLLNGLVEEGAA, from the coding sequence ATGATAGAGGTGGTGGAAGAGCCCCAGACGGCGGTTATAAAAAGCGTGACCGCTCCGGATTTCTCCCGGTTCGTGGGAGAAAGCGAGGCTATGAAATCGGTTTATAAAACCGTGGGCCGTCTGCTGGATAACGATTCCACCGTTTTAGTGCTTGGTGAGAGCGGTACCGGCAAGGAACTAATCGCCAAAGCCATACATGAAAATTCAGTGCGGCGCGACAAGCCGATGATAACCGTTAACTGCGGCGCCATACCGGAAGAGCTGTTGGAGTCGGAGCTTTTCGGGCATGAGAAAGGCTCGTTCACCGGGGCCATCCGCACCAGGATAGGCAAGTTCGAGCTGGCGGATAAAGGGGCCATATTCCTGGACGAGATCGGCGACATGAGCCCCACCTTGCAGGTGAAGATCCTGAGGATTTTGCAGGAGAAGCGGTTTGAACGGGTGGGCGGGGCCAAGACCATAGAGGTTGATACCCGGGTTATTACAGCCACCAACATAGACCTGGAGAAAGCCATAGAGGCGGGAAGGTTCCGGGAGGACCTGTATTACAGGCTGAACGTTATCCCCATAGAACTGCCCCCCTTGCGGGACCGGGGCGGCGACATTACCCTGCTGATAAACCATTTCGTGCGCCATTTCAACAAGACTAAAAGCAGGATGGTGACCGGTGTGAGCGCCGAGGCCATGGCGTGTCTCAAAAGTTATAACTGGCCCGGCAACGTGCGAGAGCTGGAGCATATGATGGAGCGGCTCATCGTGCTGAAAGGGGAAGGCCTGCTGGAGAAGCACGACCTGCCCGCCAAGCTCCGGCAGATAAAACCCAAAGAGGATGAACAGCTCTACCGCGACATGATGCTGGTTGGCGAGCCGGAGGAACTGGCCGAGCAGGGCATCATAACCGCCCCAAAAGCGGAGCCTGTATTGGCCGCGCAAGCCTCCAACGTTACCGTCATCCGGAGCGACGCGCAAATCGCCCCGGTGAACGGCGCTGGGCATTCAGATCCGCGGGAAAACCTGGATGTTTCTCAAGAGGCCGCCGAAGCCAACGTGGCCCTGGCCGCCGGATTTGACGAGCCACTGGATGTCCCCGCCAACAACGATTCGTTCCATCAGCCCGTTCTGCCCGACGAGGGGATTAACCTTAAAGAAGCTGTGGACAAATACGAGACCACACTAATCCTTGCGGCGCTGGACCGTTGCGGATGGGTGAAAAACAAGGCCGCGGCGTTACTGGGTTTGAACAGGACCACGCTGGTGGAGAAGCTGAAGAAGAAGAACCTGCTCAACGGGTTGGTGGAAGAGGGGGCGGCCTGA
- the hpt gene encoding hypoxanthine phosphoribosyltransferase, translating into MKHNVLISEDKIAEKVEELAQKVALELKGQPTILVGLLRGSVVFLSDLMRRLYIHGVFPEVDFMAVSSYKESLESSGMIEVIQDMRLPVEGKTVLLVDDIADTGLTLSEVKKIIEKKNPAKLLTCVLLDKPSRRKTDLKPDFSAFTVDDVFVVGYGLDAGDRFRYLPYLAALDEE; encoded by the coding sequence ATGAAGCATAACGTACTGATTTCAGAGGATAAAATCGCAGAGAAGGTGGAGGAACTTGCCCAAAAGGTAGCCTTGGAGTTGAAAGGGCAACCAACAATTTTGGTAGGTCTGCTTAGAGGTAGCGTCGTTTTTTTGTCGGATCTCATGCGGCGGCTCTACATACACGGGGTGTTTCCCGAGGTGGATTTCATGGCGGTTTCCAGTTATAAGGAGTCGCTGGAGTCGTCCGGAATGATAGAGGTGATTCAGGACATGCGCCTGCCGGTGGAGGGTAAAACCGTTTTGCTGGTGGACGATATCGCCGACACGGGCCTTACCCTCTCGGAGGTGAAAAAGATAATCGAAAAGAAAAACCCGGCCAAACTGCTGACCTGCGTCCTGCTGGACAAGCCTTCCCGGCGGAAGACGGATTTGAAACCGGATTTTTCCGCGTTCACTGTGGATGACGTGTTCGTGGTGGGATATGGGCTGGACGCGGGCGACCGGTTCCGCTATCTCCCCTATCTGGCGGCTTTGGACGAGGAATAG